The following nucleotide sequence is from Schistocerca serialis cubense isolate TAMUIC-IGC-003099 chromosome 4, iqSchSeri2.2, whole genome shotgun sequence.
TTGTGAGTCCAGCATGCACAGAACTGGAAATGGTTGTCACTGACTGGTATGGTGAGTTCATATTTTTGGAAGTTGGAGTGTTACAACTGTGTTCCTTTTGACCCATATGTGAACTCTGATGTGTTTGTAGGTAAAGCACTTGGGTTACCAAAGTCATTTCTCCACTCCAGCGGACCAAAAAAGGGTGGTGGTTGTGCACAAGTGAGTTTATGAGAGATTTCTATAACATTGTTATTCTAATATAAAATGCTACAGAAAAGTACATTTGCTGCTGTGGAATTACTGCAAGCGTTGAGAAGCACAGTAAAATTGTTGTAGATATAATTGTCAGCAGCAATCAAAAGTCAGGGAttgtaacatttttattttaaaatctaatATCGTTGGGTTTTAATATGAAATAGGCTGGGTACCACACTTCTCTCTTTCCCCCTCTTTCTTTCTAAGAATAGTCAGACATTGGATGCATACTTTCCAGATACACACCCCAGCGCATTTTCAAAATTTAGAAGTTTTATATCATCGTCAacacaaaataaacataataaatttttctgTTACCATATACTTACACTAAAACAAACACAATCCAAATTTTCCCTAAATATGATAGTATTGTGATAGTAATGAATAAGAGTATATAAACTGCTTGCCATTAACACTGCAGCACTATGCAAATGGTGCACAATAAATGTATTTTATCCAGAGTCCCTGCCCACATATTGATACTGACGTGAGCCTGGtcaagaaatgattttaatttgaTTAAGTTTGGTTATCATGTTAATTAATTATCCCACTTTGTGTGAATcttgcctcatctgtaaataaaatgaaagCTGTGGACTGCAGCTCTTCAGAGTTAATTGTAAGAATTCATTGACAGAACTACAATCTGCACATTTCTCTTGTGGCTTGAGAGCTTGCACAGCTTATAAATAAAACAAGAGTGTGGTTGATGGATTCAGCAGCTCTGATTTTTCACACATTTGTTTCAGGATCATCTTCTATTTGTTTCCATACACTCTTTCTAGATTTAAACACTGATATTAGCCTCTATAAATATGGGACACTTTTTAAACAACCTATGTAAGTGATGTACCCACAGCACACTCTATATTTGTGGGAATGATACAACAGTTGTTAGCTGGGGACTTATTGAGAATGCTCTGACAATGAATCGTTTTGCTGCATCTCAGTTAGGAACATCAGATTGATCTATTGTATGAAAAATTAAGAAATCTTGTTTACTATAAAACTAATTTTAAAATACAAGCAGTACAGTATTCTAAATAAAGATCTGCATTGTAATGACACTAACAGAGATCGTAACTATCATCTGACAAGGTGTAACACAAAAGGTGTAGGCAGTAGCCCCTATTGCATGAGTATTAAATTGTATAACAAACATCCAATTTccttaaaaatctttaaaaaaaaagaactttatagTGGTTTTGAACGACATTCTGTTTTTTGTATTAAAGAATTCTTTTCAGAGCGGCAGAATGTCATCTTTCATACCACATTATTTATAACAAGTTGAAATATATCACACTTATATTTTAAAATACAAGCAGTACAGTATTCTAAATAAAGATCTGCATTGTAATAACACTAACAGAGATCGTAACTATCATCTGACAAGGTGTAACACAAAAGGTGTAGGCAGTAGCCCCTATTGCATGAGTATTAAATTGTATAACAAACATCCAATTTccttaaaaatctttaaaaaaaaagaactttatagTGGTTTTGAACGACATTCTGTTTTTTGTATTAAAGAATTCTTTTCAGAGCGGCAGAATGTCATCTTTCATACCACATTATTTATAACAAGTTGAAATATATCACACTTTGGTAATGGCTTCCACAAATCTATGATGTGAATTGTAACATATATCCACAATCAAAAACAAACCTTGTATTTGTCTTTGAAGAACAAAAAAAGACTTTAGAAATGTGCAAGAGGAACACGTATGCTTGTAACTAAAGACTGTAATGCATGAAGAAGTCTGCAGATAATCTCGAGTCTGATGTAGATGTCTGATGGgtaatgatgatgatagtgatcTATTTTCTCACCTGTGGAATTTCCACCCTGCACTTTGGATCTAACTAAAAATTTTCATTAATGTACCCATTTCCCTTTATGTATTCTAAATAACTTATATCGTTTCATGTCCaaacccggtagctgagtggtccagTCTGGCTTAAGCTGTCACTGCAGTCGCatgctcctcaagtttgctccatGAACATTCAGTGTTTACGACAGTGTTTTCGTGTTAAGTGATTGTTTATTGGCATTTTGCATGTgaattaagtgttataaattgagcTATTGGTCTTTATTCAtgtcgtctttctacgtagtgccattgggatttcggcgttgtccgaaatttctttgctgcagaacaccatggcaaactccgtgagaaaaaacaccgtgattttcaccttcgacaagtacacccgttgAGTACAGCCCTCTACACTTGAAATACATGACTGGATTACTGAGGTAATTgtccttcattctgaatctgttcataccatgcagctagactctgatgaatactgcatttttgtaaagtttaacgatcccatgagtgtagaccgctttctggaaaaatttggttatgaaacggaatttatacaccgtgatggtactgaaagtactgtaaaactcagggATTCTGAGTCTGTAGTTAGAAATGtaagggttttgaatattcccatagaagtagacaactcgaaaattaaagatgtcctttcaaagtatgggttTGTCAGGCAAATAGTACATGAAAGGTGGGCTTCACATTTCAAGCTGCATTCACtctgtggagatggaagtgaaggcaaacattcccacCCACACCTTTGTTGATGAGCACAAGGCGCACgttatttactcagggcaaacccctacatgtcatgtatgtaacgagccTGGTCCCCTCCGTCAacactgccctcgccgtgtttttgtgctaaaaaATAACCTTACAAAATActggaaattaacactcaacgatttgttgccagccagtaacacAACAGAGCCAGcagctgtcgtggatcctgttactacctctgaaaatattgcacttaatgttaatgaatttctgtctttaaaacctgcgttaactgctgaaattccatcCCATGACAGTGAGTTTCCCACTAAAAAGCGttctctagaggacactgaaaaaaatgttgatgaggactcttcctgttaAACACCTGTTGCCAGGAAGCTGAAGCcaagtcctgaagatctgttggaagtggaaaaaggaggtGAAATGCAGGTCAATGTGGCTCCCACTTCCTCACAaggaattatactgccacaaacagATTGTGACACAGCTGGTAATgacctttcacagaaatgtgaccctgagcctgaggtcacagctgcaataaccgcatcaagtgcacagatcatacagtgcgaacagtacaaggaagtaccaagtaaacaacctgctgactctGAAGCGCAACACCGTGctgaaggaggaaataaacaagcatcaccacCTCGCCacaggacaacacaacagacaacacaccggagccaaatattgacgactcgcaagccaccacCATTGCGCCAGACGGCCACCGTTGGAGGCAGCGACCGAAACTAGGTCTTGCTGTCACGTGTCATCAAgagaaagccacaccagagaagaaagacatcaagagaaagaatattaaatatgaagtcatcagggccaacactgaagAGGAGAAAGAGAACGACCACAGTGacatagcaatgcattgtcaggatttcaggataattttcttttcaagcactttgtttaaaagcagtaaaattttttctaggaagttagtacatgtaatgggaaCACAGCTTGTAAGGATCGTGACTTGTAcagaagcacgttgctgctataatcataccaatcctcatcccaaatagcttgtTCTGGTATGTCTGTTGTTAGGTTGGAGAAAGCGGATGTAGCtagtttgatatttaactttaatccgttaatgatgaacgtcgctcttgacggtacatgattcacaatatcatcaGTTcacaatacattcttgaagaatatggaaccttgctaggtcgtagcaaatgacatagctgaaggctatgctatactgttgtctctgcaattgagagcatatgtagtcagtgaaccatcgctagcaaagtcggctgtacaacaagggtgagtgctagggagtctctctagattagacctaccgtgtggcggtgctcggcctgcaatcactgatagtggcgacacgtgggtccgacgtatactaacagaccatggccgatttaaaggctaccacctagcaagtgtggtgtctggtggtgacgccacattcctcccccacaaatcggcgtacggttgtggtataaggcctccatccaccgtggggaggaccccatgttgacgtatgcgacgaggtggggagcctaacaacaggtgaggctgtgcaacccgcaccctgccatttggAGCGCGGttagctagggaacgcctgaaaacctactccagggtgcacgccaacatgtggtgtatgcgccaatagagagacaggaagggccgaagggtcgacctccatcgggccggggcaccggCACAACATATGGTCCagagcaggcaagagttccatgtcggaggacaacttgTCACGGGGAGTGATCGGCAGCGCGTGACTCAGGGGAGCACCTGACGGATGCAGCAATGCATCCACTGCGGGCATCACCGGCGGGAGAAAAGGCTGCGGCGGCACGCCTCTGTGGGACAAAATGGGAGGCagcatcggtaacacctggggctgaggcgagccagtagatgggtccccggggtgctgaccggatggcaccagccctgaaagcagacggcgagtggCAGATCCTgtgcgatgacagaggcgcagctgattgagatgccggcgcacctcaccagaggcccccaaaaccacataCATAGCGCgtccaaggcagcgaagaatgcaccctgcaagccaatgccgtgaacctcgatagtggcggtagtagacaacgtcgcctggggcaaaagcaggtgtctgccgctgcacaggaacctgatgcggcggatgtagcaaagacatcaaggctcAATGATggtgaccgtggagcaactcagctggcaagcgaccatctcggggctgagagcgatacgaggacaaaacaataacgcgtcctcccgagaatgcaactctttcaacttcaacatctgtgacttgaaaaccctgaccaatcgttcagcggcattgTTTGACTGTGGCAAAAATGGCGTGGACATCAgatattgaataccattggccttgcagaatgtctgcagaagaccctcaatgcaaaagatagcagataacgcttggatggtggcagatgatgtcatggaagacatccggacaacaaaaggaaaattactgaaggaatctatcacaaccaaccatcgagcagtccaaaatggaccagcaaaatcgatgtgtaagtgttgccaagggaaagcagtggcttttggccatgcaaagaatttctgcggtggtgttGATTGTTGTTCGGTACACACCATGCAAggagagcacatattcgtaattgcggcatcgattccgaaccaagtacagtgctgacgagtaagttgtttcgttctcactataccccaatgtccttggtgcagaagctttaagacagaggactgtaacgaacgtgggaccatgacaCTGGACTGATCATTACCAGAactcaacagcaaaacaccacgctgaacaaaaagtctctccttgtgagcaaaaaattggcgaaccaacgggtccctgatccatgactttgacaagggccatttcgTAGCAACAAAACACAGAACAGTAGGAAGGACAGGggtggcagttgtggctgtagctacacggcgaaaatcaattggaaacgattcgaccacgtcattggtttccgaatcaatgaacatgcaagcaagttcggaggaatcgaatgccctatcctcagcaacaggcaaatgggacaacacaTCGGcatttctgtgcttagcagtggactgatacaagatatcgtagtggtactgcgagaggaaaatagaccagcgaatgcatttctgtgctgtacgtggaggtacaggcttgtttggatgaaaaagcgatgtcaaaggtttgtggtctgtgattatggtaaagtgacgaccatacaagaagtcatgaaactgtgTAACACCAAAttcgagagccaatgcttctttctcaatctgtgaataatttctttgtgcatacgtgagcaatttggacgcaaagccaatagggcgatcgtgcgagccatctttgtgcacaagcacagcactgatcccaaaatctgatgcatccaccaacaacaaaaggggcttctggggattgaatggcgtaaggcaagtattggaaagcaacgccaatttcaactggcgaaaggcgcattcgcattccaTCGCCCAGAtgaacagaacacctttacggcctaagcgatgaagtggagctgaaatgtaaGAATCATGCAGCACATATCGGTGATAAtagtttatttttcccagcacactctggagctgcttcaaattctgcggcaaaggcaAGTCTTGTAGGGCAttgaggtgcgtgggactgggatgtatgccttgggcattgagtacatgtcccaggtatggcaagtcactagcaaaaaacacatttgtccttccataagcgaagaccattatgtcgcaagacctgaaataatgttctgagattggataaatgttcttcttccatctttccagagatcacaacatcgtccagatagtttgctgcagtagggactgacgcacaaacagtttgtagatattgctgtaaCAATGCATGGGCatatgcacacctgaatggcagtcgtttgaattgatacaaatcaagatgcatgttaaccaccaaaacacactgggattcttcgtccaccggtatttgcaagtacgcagctgctaggtccaactttgaaaaatatttgcccgggcacagtttgtcaaaaagatcttctggtcggggtaaaggaaaagttgcaatcactggttgtggattcactgttgccttgaagtccacacaaagtctcaattttcccaaaggttttggcaaaattactaagggtgatgcccagagagaagcctgcacatgttcaattacaccttgtgattccaaatcgtgtaatgtttttgcaacctgatcacacaatgcgtggggaacattgcgcgctctgaaaaattttggttgcgcatttactttcagttccaaatgtgctttataattCTTAATGCAaccgaggcccagtgcaaaaatgtctgcaaattcttcacatagacgagaaacactgtctgaaggcacagtctggttcactgataggacctgatttactatagacaagttaaacaactgaaatgaatcgaaaccaaatagttcactgcagaaaaagaacaaaggacataaaatgacacaagttttgtttgtcctttgtatgttgcaagaaggctgcactgtcccaacacagggttctcttgacctgaatagctaattaatgtaacatttgcagcatgcaacggaggtgtgctcagctttttgtaagtgtcttgattgatcagtgaaactgcagctccagtatcgagctggaatggtatcacttcgcagttaatgtccaagtctacaaaaagtttattttcctgctgacgacaagagtgactgtcccatgtaacgtgaactgacactggtacaaaatcacttgcgacttgatgggagttctggcgatgtcgatgcacactatttgtgggacaaatacagtcactgttagagagagtggcactgggcggagtgcaatgaacgacatgaatttccatgggcaaagtttCGTGATCCTGAGTATCCACGGTTCGATTCTGATTCTGGCGCAAAGCAAagagcctggaatggttttgagtttccgttctgagctttttctggcaaacactctgaacatgtccttttttattacagtaaaaccaAGTAGCTTGGCATggtgggcaattctcacgcgaatgtttagtagcacactgcaggcatgatttgagcactgcatttgcttgccggcgtggcacacatggctgagagccCAGCGGCAGTGGCGTGGCcgggcacgagggctgtttactgctccgtgcagctcgcccggcaggccggttaacctgacacactgctggcgaagtttcaaatgattcctgaacaaagtcaagtgtttcctgctgatccaatatgtccatcacttgttgaagggagggattgactagtttcaaaatctgttcccttatacgaacatcagaaacattctgtgcaattgcatcacgtaccatactATCTTAATATGGGAGTCCATATTGACactcaaacgcacaatccctagtaaggccttgcaaggttgcaacccactcccgattagtctgacctgccgtatgttttgtatgaaagaaggtatactgtTTGGCAACTATATTGACTGATTCTtttaaatatgcatctaatgcagacaaaatttcttcgtaggacagagttgctacgctgcgtcggggaaataatttgactatcatgCAGTAGGTTTGCACTCCAACGGATgaaaaagaaaaggctgccgctcgttaccttgaattctgtaggcggcgagatggaattcaAATTGGTGTGAaaactccgtccagctttccagtgcagcatcaaaaggtctgaatggcggtgcaactgcatgttgtggctgcgttagcagtggagcggcggctgccgcatcattttgcattgcatgttgaccctggacgagttgtccaagggcatccagtaatgcctgcgtctgctgattctgtaagcgataacattcggacagtacatctggagattgtggtgaagccattacacaattaaatcagtgcagtatagttaagaacaccGTTTTAACTCGTCACcaatgttgggttggcagaagagccaacaccgtgttactagaggaggccgaaatgcacgcattttagctcacgcaggctggtgtgaggaggaaagaactttactgacgtgaggtctggaacatgataaggaattagaattcatAAAGTGGACGTAGCTAGttcgatacttaactttaatccattaatgatgaacgtcactcttgacggtacatgattcacaatatcatcagttcagaatacattcttgaagaatatggtgccttgctaggtcgtagcaaatgatgtagctgaaggctgtgctatactgtcgtctctgcaattgagagcgtatgtagtcagtgaaccatcgctagcaaagttggctgtacaactggggcaagtgctagggagtGTCTCTGGACTAGATCTGCCATGTGGTGGcattcggtctgcaatcactgatagtggcgacacacgggtccgacgtatactaatggaccacagccgatttaaaggctaccacctaacaagtgtggtgttggtggtgacaccacatctgtgatgcaagcttatagcattactactattaacattaataaaatacagtcacccttgaaattggcagcactaaaagaattcttgtacgagtctgggacagatatcgcgttgctaaaAGAAGTTGCGATGACGGAATTTcagatcccaggcttttttgaaattgttaatgtttctatggAAGCCAATATCGgcacagccattcttataagggaaggcattctgGTGACTGAAGTTGAACGACTGgaatcaggaagagccgtaggcataaaatttttcaacattactgtgcttaacctttacgccccatcagaaaattcccataaattggattgTGCGAAGCTTTTTCAAGATGAActcatttatttattgaggaaaactccatgttctcttatactaggtggagattctaactgtgttttaaaccataaAGATCAACAACTACttgccacagttaaaaaagttagtaagtgatctacaacttaaggatgtgtgggaacttcagcacctgGCGACAGTCGAgttcacgtaactgccacctgcttcacgtctgctgtgcagtgagctaccttaatttaagtattaactgtatttttcttacttgtcacttcttcttccatgtgtttttgcttttaggaagctttaattgctgAGTGCTAGTAATAAtgatccatagatttcgtgtttgttttgaatatagtcagagagtccctttagtcagccatagtgccagtagtgtcagtgtcgtcgtaactgctgcctgcttcacatctgctgtgcagcgagctatcttaatttaagtattaactgtatttttcttacttgtcacttcttcttccgtgtgtttttgcttttaggaagctttaattgccgagtgctagtaatagtgttccatagatttcgtgtttgttttgaatacagtcagagagagtcccttcagtcagccacagtgccagtagtgctagtgtttgttttgaacacagtcccgaggcaggtagtgctattttcattgttttctacaagaagtggctagcaatcacagtttagtcaacaatcagtggcctttagtgaattagcagtctagttaaaagttgattaactctctacaataaactgattccttaggatggataggatgtgtgactgctgcg
It contains:
- the LOC126474715 gene encoding aromatic-L-amino-acid decarboxylase-like, producing MSVHDFKKHGKDLIDYIYHFMKTISSRRVNSDVEPFYLVKLLPDEAPHEPEEWDKIMKDVEDKIMPGVTQWNHPYFFAYFASANSYPGILGDMLSSALACQAFNWFVSPACTELEMVVTDWYGKALGLPKSFLHSSGPKKGGGCAQKCDPEPEVTAAITASSAQIIQCEQYKEVPSKQPADSEAQHRAEGGNKQASPPRHRTTQQTTHRSQILTTRKPPPLRQTATVGGSDRN